Proteins from one Deinococcus apachensis DSM 19763 genomic window:
- a CDS encoding ribonuclease HII, producing the protein MPPLSGNTAAVTPDWAFEREHWRRGYFRVAGVDEAGRGAWAGPVTVAAVILPGLATEYPFRDSKQLSGAQRETLAAQVRGVAVAWAVEHAWPEEIDRLNILGATHAAALRALAQLDPQPQALVTDYLKLRTPLPLSAPPRADALSYSVAAASLLAKTARDRMMTELDAEYPGYGFAAHKGYGAPAHRAALERLGVSGVHRRSFAPIARLLAEREGSLFPVAQES; encoded by the coding sequence ATGCCCCCCCTTTCCGGCAATACGGCTGCCGTCACCCCCGACTGGGCCTTCGAGCGCGAACACTGGCGGCGCGGGTACTTCCGCGTGGCCGGGGTGGACGAGGCCGGACGCGGCGCGTGGGCTGGGCCGGTGACCGTCGCGGCGGTGATCCTGCCGGGGTTGGCGACCGAGTACCCCTTCCGGGATTCAAAGCAGCTCTCGGGAGCGCAGCGGGAGACGCTGGCGGCGCAGGTGCGGGGGGTGGCCGTCGCCTGGGCCGTCGAACACGCCTGGCCGGAGGAGATTGACCGGCTGAATATCCTGGGCGCGACTCACGCCGCCGCCTTACGGGCCCTGGCCCAACTGGACCCCCAGCCCCAGGCCCTGGTCACCGACTACCTGAAGCTGCGCACGCCGCTTCCCCTCAGTGCCCCGCCACGGGCCGACGCGCTGAGCTACTCCGTGGCGGCGGCTAGCCTGCTCGCCAAGACCGCACGCGACCGGATGATGACCGAGTTGGACGCCGAGTACCCCGGCTACGGCTTCGCGGCGCACAAGGGATACGGCGCCCCGGCCCACCGCGCCGCGCTGGAACGGCTGGGCGTCTCGGGGGTTCACCGCCGCAGCTTCGCCCCGATTGCCCGACTGCTGGCCGAACGCGAGGGCTCCCTCTTCCCCGTGGCCCAGGAGTCTTAA
- a CDS encoding ScyD/ScyE family protein, whose protein sequence is MHWFPPRQFRRSLPLAVLVTAGLLTGCTRTVTQIALPQVVATGLNGPQGVLVTGDGTLWVTDDGVGGTTTFTAANGQGGTLEGNYGPSARVIRVTPDGTQSVVASTLSVNVPGIGPSGGGKIAVIGSNVYIGNAVWNAGFSVPRPAQASAVLRIDGSAATEVANTFAFEAANNPDKVPENQGGIDSHTYGLAAGPDGQLYVADAGGNDVLKVNPSTGQISLVASLAGRTGTGPQSVPTGIAFDNDGTMYVSLLSGGPFPSGAAKVVKITGGTVSDFATGMTMLTDVERGPDGNLYAVSFGRFDPAAGPVPFVANVGSVIRLKANGDKETVLNGLSYPTSIAFNAAGDAYVAENGIGLPGSGRVVRYPALTEYPAQ, encoded by the coding sequence ATGCACTGGTTCCCGCCCCGACAGTTCCGTCGCAGCCTGCCGCTCGCCGTCCTCGTCACTGCGGGCCTGCTTACGGGGTGTACCCGGACGGTCACCCAGATCGCCCTGCCCCAGGTCGTCGCCACCGGGCTCAACGGGCCGCAGGGCGTGCTCGTGACCGGGGACGGCACACTGTGGGTGACCGACGACGGCGTGGGGGGCACGACGACGTTCACGGCCGCGAACGGTCAGGGCGGAACCCTCGAGGGCAACTACGGCCCCAGCGCCCGAGTGATCCGCGTGACTCCGGACGGCACCCAGAGTGTGGTCGCTTCCACCCTCTCGGTCAACGTGCCCGGGATCGGCCCCAGCGGCGGGGGCAAGATCGCCGTGATCGGCAGCAACGTGTATATCGGGAACGCCGTCTGGAACGCCGGGTTCTCCGTCCCGCGTCCCGCGCAGGCCTCGGCGGTGCTGCGGATCGACGGGAGCGCGGCCACCGAGGTCGCCAACACCTTCGCCTTCGAGGCGGCCAACAACCCGGACAAGGTGCCCGAGAACCAGGGCGGCATCGACTCGCACACCTACGGGCTGGCCGCCGGGCCGGACGGACAGCTCTACGTCGCGGACGCCGGGGGCAACGACGTGCTGAAGGTCAACCCGTCCACCGGCCAGATCAGCCTGGTCGCCTCGCTGGCAGGCCGCACCGGGACGGGGCCGCAGTCGGTGCCCACCGGGATCGCCTTTGACAATGACGGAACGATGTACGTCTCGCTCCTGAGTGGCGGGCCCTTCCCCAGCGGGGCGGCGAAGGTCGTCAAGATCACGGGCGGGACGGTGAGCGACTTCGCCACCGGGATGACCATGCTGACCGACGTGGAGCGCGGGCCCGACGGCAACCTGTACGCGGTCTCGTTCGGGCGCTTCGATCCGGCGGCTGGCCCAGTTCCCTTCGTGGCGAACGTGGGGTCGGTGATCCGTCTCAAGGCCAACGGCGACAAGGAAACCGTTCTGAACGGCCTGAGCTACCCCACCTCCATCGCCTTCAATGCCGCCGGGGACGCTTACGTGGCCGAGAACGGCATCGGCCTGCCGGGCAGCGGTCGGGTCGTGCGCTACCCGGCCCTCACGGAGTACCCGGCGCAGTAG
- a CDS encoding MBL fold metallo-hydrolase → MTQPFESHPDRPLTKSVEQIRPPGPPVSTFGGTQVLRPDVVRVRLPLVNVYLLGLPGEDWVLVDAGMPMTAGLIRAAADKYHAGRPPSAIVLTHGHLDHIGALHELLAEWQVPVYAHPLELPHLTGQVAYPFPDPTVGGVMSMLSPAFVPGPFDFRPHVRALPSAGEVPFLPGWRWLHTPGHSVGHVSLWRDSDRTLIAGDAFVTTKQESAVGALTLQPTVVHRPPAYYTPNWDAARESVRLLAALNPALAATGHGHPMTEEQMDLNLQRLARNFDDAARPLRGWYLNRPVPVALPQAGTPDPLKRIVLGALAAVGVFLLLDRVRR, encoded by the coding sequence ATGACCCAGCCCTTCGAGTCGCACCCCGACCGCCCCCTCACCAAGAGCGTCGAGCAGATTCGCCCGCCCGGCCCCCCCGTCTCGACCTTCGGCGGCACGCAGGTGCTGCGGCCCGACGTGGTGCGGGTGCGGCTGCCGCTGGTGAATGTCTACCTGCTGGGCCTGCCCGGTGAGGACTGGGTGCTGGTGGACGCGGGCATGCCGATGACGGCGGGACTGATCCGCGCGGCGGCGGACAAATACCACGCGGGCAGGCCGCCCTCCGCCATCGTGCTGACGCACGGGCACCTTGACCATATCGGGGCGCTGCACGAGTTGCTCGCCGAGTGGCAGGTGCCCGTCTACGCCCATCCACTGGAGCTGCCCCACCTCACCGGGCAGGTCGCCTATCCCTTCCCCGACCCGACGGTGGGCGGCGTGATGAGTATGCTCTCGCCCGCCTTCGTACCCGGCCCCTTCGACTTCCGGCCTCACGTGCGTGCGCTCCCCTCGGCGGGAGAAGTCCCCTTCCTCCCCGGCTGGCGCTGGCTGCACACGCCGGGCCACAGCGTGGGGCACGTGTCGCTGTGGCGCGACTCGGACCGCACGCTGATCGCCGGGGACGCCTTCGTGACGACCAAGCAGGAGTCCGCGGTGGGGGCGCTGACCCTGCAACCGACCGTCGTTCACCGCCCGCCCGCGTACTACACACCGAACTGGGACGCGGCGCGGGAATCGGTGCGCCTCCTTGCGGCGCTGAATCCCGCCCTGGCCGCCACCGGGCACGGCCACCCGATGACCGAGGAGCAGATGGACCTGAACCTCCAGCGCCTGGCCCGCAACTTCGACGACGCGGCGCGGCCCCTGCGCGGGTGGTATCTGAACCGACCGGTGCCGGTCGCGCTCCCGCAGGCGGGGACACCCGATCCCCTCAAGCGGATCGTTCTGGGCGCGCTCGCCGCCGTCGGCGTCTTCCTGTTGCTGGACCGCGTGCGGCGCTGA
- a CDS encoding N-formylglutamate amidohydrolase gives MPEATDRDRLLILTPHPSGALPADVLRDMLGEEIFDPGKRAAFLHRVFMEGDPYTDLIYAVPGARFLQAPWSRFAVDLNRDRDDTDDNGVVKLMDFARRPLYPGGFVLTPAKREARLRRIWDAFDAGVRAELEGARLMIVGHSMASRGPALGPDTGTPRPALTLMLGAEDAPTFPRDRWDALQAACVDAFAPVLMGDLTHVAVGDPWTTDTLSARHHARTGIPAFGLEINVALYLTETGEPRPGDIRALAHAFERFADAALGLVEG, from the coding sequence ATGCCCGAGGCCACCGACCGCGACCGCCTGCTCATCCTCACGCCGCACCCGTCCGGGGCCCTTCCTGCCGACGTGCTGCGCGACATGCTGGGCGAGGAGATCTTTGACCCCGGGAAGCGGGCGGCCTTCCTGCACCGCGTCTTTATGGAGGGTGATCCCTATACGGATTTGATCTACGCCGTGCCGGGGGCGCGTTTCCTGCAGGCGCCCTGGAGCCGCTTCGCCGTGGACCTCAACCGCGACCGCGACGACACCGACGACAACGGCGTGGTGAAGCTGATGGACTTCGCCCGGCGCCCCCTCTACCCGGGGGGCTTCGTCCTGACACCGGCCAAGCGGGAGGCCCGGCTGCGGCGAATCTGGGACGCTTTCGACGCGGGGGTGCGGGCGGAATTGGAGGGCGCCCGGCTGATGATCGTGGGACACTCGATGGCTTCGCGTGGCCCGGCGCTCGGCCCCGACACGGGAACGCCCCGCCCGGCCCTCACCTTGATGCTCGGTGCCGAGGACGCCCCCACCTTTCCCCGTGATCGCTGGGACGCCCTGCAAGCCGCCTGCGTGGACGCCTTTGCCCCCGTCCTGATGGGCGACCTCACCCATGTCGCGGTCGGCGACCCCTGGACGACCGACACCCTCAGCGCCCGGCACCACGCCCGCACTGGCATTCCCGCCTTCGGGCTGGAGATCAACGTGGCCCTCTACCTGACCGAGACGGGCGAGCCGAGGCCGGGGGACATTCGCGCCCTGGCCCACGCCTTCGAGCGCTTTGCGGACGCGGCGCTGGGGCTGGTGGAGGGGTAA
- a CDS encoding MOSC domain-containing protein: MRLSVSVEAVCRSEGHTFSKTAAPEIELLSGVGVAGDAHAGVTVKHRSRVAQDPRQPNLRQVHLLHAELLEDLQAQGFRVGPGDLGENVTTRGVDLLGLPGGTLLYLGDTAVVEVTGLRNPCAQIENFQPGLLAAVLGRDEQGNLIRKAGVMGVVRLGGVVRPGDAIRVDLPEEPHQRLERV, encoded by the coding sequence ATGCGCCTGAGTGTCAGCGTCGAGGCCGTCTGCCGCAGTGAAGGCCACACCTTCAGCAAGACTGCCGCGCCGGAGATCGAACTCCTCTCGGGCGTGGGTGTGGCGGGCGACGCGCACGCGGGCGTGACCGTCAAGCATCGCTCGCGGGTCGCCCAGGACCCCCGTCAGCCCAACCTGCGCCAGGTCCACCTGCTCCACGCCGAACTGCTCGAAGACTTGCAGGCTCAGGGCTTTCGGGTAGGGCCGGGTGATCTGGGCGAGAACGTCACCACGCGTGGCGTGGACCTGCTGGGCCTGCCGGGCGGCACGCTGCTCTACCTGGGAGACACGGCGGTGGTGGAGGTCACGGGCCTGCGCAACCCCTGCGCCCAGATCGAGAACTTCCAGCCGGGCCTGCTCGCCGCCGTCCTGGGCCGCGACGAGCAGGGCAACCTGATTCGCAAGGCGGGCGTCATGGGCGTGGTCCGCCTGGGAGGGGTGGTGCGCCCGGGAGACGCCATCCGGGTGGACCTGCCCGAGGAACCGCATCAGCGGCTGGAGCGGGTTTAG
- a CDS encoding GNAT family N-acetyltransferase, with translation MPHTPQSLGYHTDLALRVLEGAQVEDCGAYTMVRSPTNPTFWWGNFLLLHEAPRPGSLEDWLARFREAHPGAAHITFGIDTTDGEAGAAVEFQAAGFRLDRNTVLTTGRTIPPAKPLPGEVTLRPLETGADWDAALLLRLAVNASDERPLEEAGYRTFAVQKLAGLRASQEAGHGAYLGAFLEEQMLAGLGVYDAGGGVTRYQNVETHPGWRSRGLAGHLVHFAGEWAQNHLAAQTLVIVADPEYHAQRLYERVGFRPTEVQTALERPPAGS, from the coding sequence ATGCCCCACACGCCGCAATCCCTCGGGTACCACACCGACCTCGCCCTGCGGGTGCTGGAAGGCGCCCAGGTGGAGGACTGCGGCGCCTACACTATGGTCCGCTCGCCGACGAATCCAACCTTCTGGTGGGGAAATTTTCTGCTGCTGCACGAGGCGCCGCGGCCCGGGAGCCTGGAGGACTGGCTGGCCCGCTTCCGGGAGGCCCACCCCGGCGCCGCCCACATCACCTTCGGGATCGACACGACGGACGGGGAGGCGGGCGCGGCGGTCGAGTTCCAGGCGGCTGGGTTCCGCCTCGACCGGAATACGGTGCTCACCACGGGGCGAACTATCCCCCCCGCCAAGCCCCTGCCGGGTGAAGTGACCCTGCGGCCCCTGGAAACGGGCGCCGACTGGGACGCCGCCCTCCTCCTGCGCCTCGCGGTGAACGCGTCCGACGAGCGGCCCCTCGAGGAGGCGGGCTACCGTACCTTCGCCGTGCAGAAGCTGGCGGGGCTGCGGGCGTCACAGGAGGCCGGGCACGGCGCGTACCTGGGGGCCTTCCTGGAGGAGCAGATGCTCGCGGGGCTGGGCGTGTACGACGCGGGCGGAGGGGTGACCCGCTACCAGAACGTCGAGACGCACCCCGGGTGGCGCTCGCGCGGCCTGGCCGGTCACCTCGTCCACTTTGCCGGGGAGTGGGCGCAAAACCATCTGGCGGCGCAGACTCTGGTGATCGTGGCCGATCCCGAGTACCACGCCCAGCGGCTGTACGAGCGCGTGGGCTTCCGCCCGACTGAGGTGCAGACCGCGCTGGAGAGGCCGCCCGCGGGCTCCTAA
- a CDS encoding DUF721 domain-containing protein: protein MSRARRTGDTRSVSELLGATLGTARLAKGVQRARAILAWPQAVGPEIARMTRPRSQQGGTLFVEVRDSATAHHLTLQRHHFLKSLNALLGEERVTEIRFSVGSVRAPAPAPRLSPLPAPDRARAQDLVRNVDGDLKDVALRAAEAITRARKWREAQGWRPCPVCGEASKEQPCRACALTLEDPNVRRAARGLTRAPERLAALPAGLGDSGANAARYIALGLLGEQLDLLALECVRSGGEEGYRAFLAQQAEVFLSLTHRRPRSALRREDRSALPERVRHVLGAGR from the coding sequence GTGAGCCGGGCCCGCCGCACCGGGGACACCCGCAGTGTCTCCGAGCTGCTGGGCGCGACGCTGGGCACGGCCCGGCTGGCGAAGGGCGTGCAGCGGGCCCGCGCGATCCTCGCCTGGCCTCAGGCGGTGGGGCCGGAGATCGCGCGGATGACCCGGCCGCGCTCGCAGCAGGGCGGGACCCTGTTCGTGGAGGTCCGCGACAGCGCCACCGCGCACCACCTCACCCTTCAGCGCCACCATTTCCTGAAGAGCCTGAATGCCCTGCTGGGCGAGGAGCGGGTGACCGAGATCCGCTTCAGCGTGGGCAGCGTCCGCGCGCCCGCGCCCGCCCCGCGGTTGAGCCCGCTGCCCGCCCCCGACCGTGCCCGCGCGCAGGACCTGGTGCGGAACGTGGACGGCGACCTGAAGGACGTGGCGCTGAGGGCTGCCGAGGCGATCACCCGCGCCCGCAAGTGGCGCGAGGCCCAGGGCTGGCGCCCCTGCCCGGTCTGCGGGGAGGCGAGCAAGGAGCAGCCCTGCCGCGCCTGCGCCCTCACGCTGGAGGACCCCAACGTGCGGCGGGCAGCCCGGGGCCTCACCCGCGCACCCGAGCGCCTGGCCGCCCTGCCCGCGGGGCTGGGGGACAGCGGGGCGAATGCTGCCCGGTATATCGCCCTGGGCCTGCTCGGCGAGCAGCTCGACCTCCTCGCGCTCGAATGCGTCCGCAGCGGCGGCGAGGAGGGCTACCGCGCCTTCCTTGCCCAGCAGGCCGAGGTGTTCCTCTCGCTGACGCACCGCAGGCCCCGCAGCGCCCTGAGGCGCGAGGACCGCTCAGCCCTGCCCGAGCGGGTGCGGCACGTGCTGGGGGCGGGTCGGTAG
- the recF gene encoding DNA replication/repair protein RecF (All proteins in this family for which functions are known are DNA-binding proteins that assist the filamentation of RecA onto DNA for the initiation of recombination or recombinational repair.) — MMGVQLSSLSTLNYRNLAPGTLTFPAGVTGVFGENGAGKTNLLEAAYLALTGLTGVTRLEQLVQSGEREAYVRADVQQGGSLSIREVGLGRGRRQLKVDGVRVRTGDLPGGSAVWIRPEDSDLVFGPPAGRRAYLDALLSRLSARHGQQLARYDRTVSQRNAALRAGEDWALHVWDDALVKLGADIMLFRRRALGRLDELAREANAALGSLKPLTLTLSESTTPETYAQDLASRRAEELARGATVTGPHRDDLTLTLGEFPASEYASRGEGRTIALALRRAELELLSEKFEEKPILLIDDFTAELDPGRRGFLLDLAASVPQAIVTGTERAPGAVLTLRAHAGRFTAETPAALEVGA; from the coding sequence ATGATGGGTGTGCAGCTCTCGTCGCTCTCCACCCTCAACTACCGGAACCTCGCGCCTGGCACGCTGACTTTCCCGGCGGGCGTGACGGGCGTGTTTGGGGAGAACGGGGCGGGCAAGACGAATCTGCTGGAGGCCGCGTACCTGGCCCTGACTGGCCTGACCGGGGTGACCCGGCTGGAGCAGCTCGTGCAGTCGGGCGAGCGCGAGGCGTACGTGCGGGCGGACGTGCAGCAGGGCGGCAGCCTCAGCATCCGGGAGGTGGGGTTGGGGCGCGGGCGGCGGCAGCTCAAGGTGGACGGGGTGCGGGTGCGGACGGGCGACCTGCCGGGCGGGAGCGCCGTGTGGATTCGCCCCGAGGACAGCGACCTCGTGTTCGGCCCCCCCGCCGGGCGACGGGCATACCTCGACGCGCTGCTCTCGCGGCTGAGCGCCCGCCACGGGCAGCAGCTCGCCCGCTACGACCGCACGGTGTCGCAGCGCAACGCCGCGCTCCGGGCCGGGGAGGACTGGGCGCTGCACGTCTGGGACGACGCGCTGGTGAAACTCGGGGCCGACATCATGCTCTTTCGCCGCCGCGCCCTGGGAAGGTTGGATGAACTCGCCCGTGAGGCGAACGCGGCACTGGGTAGCCTCAAGCCCCTGACGCTGACGCTCAGCGAGTCCACCACCCCCGAGACGTACGCGCAGGACCTCGCCTCCCGCCGCGCGGAGGAGTTGGCGCGCGGCGCGACCGTGACCGGCCCCCACCGCGACGACCTGACCCTGACGCTGGGCGAGTTCCCCGCCAGCGAGTACGCCAGCCGGGGCGAGGGGCGCACGATTGCCCTCGCGCTGCGCCGCGCCGAGCTGGAACTGCTCTCCGAGAAGTTCGAGGAAAAACCGATCCTGCTGATCGACGACTTCACGGCGGAACTCGACCCGGGGCGGCGCGGCTTCCTGCTCGACCTGGCGGCCAGCGTCCCGCAGGCCATCGTGACGGGGACCGAGCGGGCGCCGGGCGCGGTGCTGACGCTGCGGGCACACGCGGGCCGCTTCACGGCGGAGACGCCCGCCGCGCTGGAGGTGGGGGCGTGA
- the lepA gene encoding translation elongation factor 4 — MTEGPTANIRNFSIIAHVDHGKSTLADRILERLGAMGERDKRDQTLDTLELERERGITIKSTPIRLNYRRPVLADGTGGEEYTFNLIDTPGHVDFNYEVSRSLAACEGVLLLVDASQGVEAQTIVNAYLAIDNNLEIIPVINKIDLPAADPEGAAQELEEVIGIPADDAVFASGKAGLGIPEILEAIVERIPPPPGDPEAPLKALIFDSFYDAYQGVILFVRVLEGTLTPKQPIMLFSTGKTFEVDKVGTFSPGLVVGESLPAGAVGWVAAGIKDIHDAQVGDTITQKDRPTPEPFPGFKPAQPVVFSGLYPTDTEDYRKLRDALEKLKLNDAAFTFEPETSEALGFGFRCGFLGLLHAEIIQERLEREYDLDLIATAPAVVYRVTLTNGEVFETQNPAEFPTRDRINKVEEPYIKLSIMLPEDYVGPVMQLLQERRGSMVTMNYIGKRVELIYEVPFAEILYDFHDRLKSISRGYASMDYEQIGYREGELRKVDIVVNNEVVDALAVIVHEDKAYSLGRKIVDKMAEVIPRQMFPVPVQATIGGKIIARATVKAYRKDVLAKCYGGDITRKKKLLEKQKKGRARMKQIGTVEVPQEAFLAVLSTEE; from the coding sequence GTGACCGAAGGGCCGACCGCCAACATCCGAAATTTTTCCATCATCGCCCACGTGGACCACGGCAAGTCCACGCTGGCCGACCGCATCCTGGAACGGCTGGGCGCGATGGGTGAGCGCGACAAGCGCGACCAGACCCTCGACACCCTGGAGCTGGAGCGCGAGCGCGGCATCACGATCAAATCCACGCCCATCCGCCTGAACTACCGGCGGCCTGTGCTGGCCGATGGAACAGGCGGCGAGGAGTACACCTTCAACCTGATTGACACCCCGGGCCACGTGGACTTCAACTACGAGGTCTCCCGCTCGCTTGCGGCCTGCGAGGGCGTGCTCCTCCTCGTGGACGCCTCGCAGGGGGTGGAGGCGCAGACCATCGTCAACGCCTACCTCGCCATCGACAACAACCTGGAGATCATCCCGGTCATCAACAAGATCGACCTGCCCGCCGCCGATCCCGAGGGCGCCGCGCAGGAGCTGGAGGAGGTCATCGGTATTCCCGCCGACGACGCCGTCTTCGCCTCCGGCAAGGCGGGCCTCGGCATCCCCGAGATCCTGGAGGCCATCGTCGAGCGCATCCCGCCGCCCCCCGGCGACCCTGAGGCGCCCCTCAAGGCCCTGATCTTCGACTCCTTCTACGACGCCTACCAGGGCGTGATCCTGTTCGTGCGGGTGCTGGAGGGAACGCTGACCCCCAAGCAGCCCATCATGCTCTTCTCGACGGGCAAGACCTTCGAGGTGGACAAGGTGGGCACCTTCTCCCCCGGCCTGGTCGTGGGCGAGTCACTCCCGGCGGGTGCGGTGGGCTGGGTCGCGGCGGGCATCAAGGACATTCACGACGCGCAGGTGGGCGACACCATTACGCAAAAGGACCGCCCCACCCCCGAGCCCTTCCCCGGCTTCAAGCCCGCGCAGCCCGTCGTTTTCAGTGGCCTCTACCCCACCGACACCGAGGACTACCGCAAGCTGCGCGACGCCCTGGAAAAGCTCAAGCTCAACGACGCGGCCTTCACCTTCGAGCCGGAAACGTCGGAGGCGCTGGGCTTCGGGTTCCGCTGCGGCTTCCTGGGCCTGCTGCACGCCGAGATCATCCAGGAGCGGCTGGAACGTGAGTACGACCTCGACCTGATCGCCACCGCACCCGCCGTGGTGTACCGGGTGACCCTCACGAACGGCGAGGTCTTCGAGACCCAGAACCCCGCCGAGTTCCCCACCCGCGACCGGATCAACAAGGTGGAGGAGCCGTACATCAAGCTTTCCATCATGCTGCCGGAGGATTACGTGGGGCCGGTGATGCAGCTTCTTCAGGAGCGCCGGGGCTCGATGGTCACCATGAACTACATCGGCAAGCGGGTGGAGCTGATCTACGAGGTGCCCTTCGCGGAAATCCTCTACGACTTCCACGACCGCCTGAAGTCCATCTCGCGCGGGTACGCCAGCATGGACTACGAGCAGATCGGCTACCGCGAGGGCGAACTCCGCAAGGTGGACATCGTGGTGAACAACGAGGTCGTCGACGCGCTCGCGGTCATCGTCCACGAGGACAAGGCGTATTCCCTGGGCCGCAAGATCGTGGACAAGATGGCCGAGGTGATCCCGAGGCAGATGTTCCCCGTGCCCGTACAGGCGACCATCGGCGGCAAGATCATCGCCCGCGCGACGGTGAAGGCGTACCGCAAGGACGTCCTTGCCAAGTGCTACGGCGGCGACATCACCCGCAAGAAGAAGCTGCTGGAAAAGCAGAAGAAGGGCCGCGCCCGCATGAAGCAGATCGGCACGGTGGAGGTGCCGCAGGAGGCCTTCCTGGCGGTGCTGAGCACGGAGGAGTAG
- a CDS encoding class I SAM-dependent methyltransferase yields MTGRSKQKIRLNRPARAPAPGGPDPAGEGGYFGVRPAQLPPRLEDLHALTKPGVRGFPGVDAAQALLAQTLRKDRVRGEVLDLAAMGGLLGRLPGVTLRAVEGSAAALTVLNAAGLDTGAAVPGDDLREHWPERARTVALVLAGDRGNAYALAQVAWAHACTPPGGTLYLAGDRDKGFDRYVRAAAKAFGTGETIARDGGMRVAKLVRRPGPTPAYPEPEGYEAFGVRVVGLAGVFSAARPDKATSILLGTLENPDLSGKRVLDLGCGTGLIGAWAARRGAEVTLVDGDLQSVRSARATLAASGLTADVFHSDVDAALGERTFDVILTNPPFHVGRGVVLDVAREFIAAAGRRLNPGGTLYLVANEPLPYELPLRALGEVRELRREGGFKVLAVTRAG; encoded by the coding sequence GTGACTGGCAGGAGCAAGCAGAAGATCAGACTGAATCGTCCGGCCCGCGCACCCGCGCCGGGGGGGCCGGACCCGGCCGGGGAGGGCGGATACTTCGGCGTGCGGCCCGCCCAGCTTCCCCCCCGCCTGGAAGACCTGCACGCCCTGACCAAGCCGGGGGTCCGCGGTTTTCCCGGGGTGGACGCAGCGCAGGCCCTGCTCGCCCAGACCCTGCGGAAGGACCGGGTGCGCGGCGAGGTGCTCGACCTGGCGGCAATGGGCGGCCTGCTGGGCCGCCTGCCCGGTGTGACCCTGCGCGCGGTGGAGGGGTCGGCGGCGGCCCTGACGGTGCTGAACGCGGCCGGGCTCGACACCGGGGCGGCGGTGCCCGGGGACGACCTGCGGGAGCACTGGCCCGAGCGGGCGCGGACGGTGGCGCTCGTGCTGGCCGGGGACCGGGGTAACGCCTATGCCCTCGCGCAGGTCGCCTGGGCGCACGCCTGCACGCCGCCGGGCGGAACCCTGTACCTGGCCGGGGACCGGGACAAGGGCTTCGACCGGTACGTGCGCGCCGCCGCAAAGGCCTTCGGCACGGGGGAGACCATCGCCCGCGACGGGGGGATGCGGGTGGCGAAGCTCGTGCGCCGCCCCGGCCCCACCCCGGCCTACCCCGAGCCGGAGGGCTACGAGGCGTTCGGCGTGCGGGTGGTGGGCCTGGCGGGCGTGTTCAGTGCCGCCCGGCCGGACAAGGCCACCTCCATCCTCCTGGGGACGCTCGAGAACCCGGACCTGAGCGGCAAGCGGGTGCTCGACCTGGGCTGCGGCACCGGCCTGATCGGGGCCTGGGCCGCCCGCCGGGGCGCGGAGGTCACGCTGGTGGACGGCGACCTCCAGAGTGTCCGCAGCGCGCGGGCGACGCTCGCCGCCAGCGGGTTGACCGCGGACGTTTTCCACAGCGACGTGGACGCCGCGCTGGGCGAGCGAACCTTCGACGTGATTCTCACCAACCCGCCCTTTCACGTCGGGCGTGGCGTGGTGCTCGATGTGGCGCGCGAATTCATCGCGGCGGCGGGGCGGCGCCTGAATCCGGGCGGCACCCTCTACCTCGTCGCCAACGAGCCCCTGCCCTACGAGTTGCCGCTGCGCGCCCTCGGCGAGGTGCGTGAGTTGCGGCGCGAGGGGGGCTTCAAGGTGCTGGCGGTGACGCGGGCGGGCTGA